One Streptomyces dangxiongensis genomic window, AAGATGATCTCGCCGAGCTGGCCCTGTTTGAGGCCGTGGGCCTCGCGCTGCCGACGCAGCTCCCAGCAGTAGTAGTCGAGCGGGGAAGCGCTGGGGTCGAGCGATTGGACGTTGGCCACTGCGGTATCTCCGGCCTGCAACGCCTCGCGGCGTTCGCTTCATTGCATAGCCGAAGGTAATCAAGCCGTCGCACTGTGATGACATGAATCGCGTAACCGATCAGCCGACGGCGGACGTCGAGAAGTACCGCGCCGAGTTCACGGTGGGTGAGCACTCGGCCCGGCAGCTGCGTCGCATTCCGTGGATCTACCTCACCGGCGGGGGCCTGCTGGAGGTGGCCGATGCGGCCGAACTGGCGCTTACGGAGCTTGTCGCCAACATGGTCCGACACGTACCCGGCCGCCACTGTCGCGTCTGCTTCCATATCGGGCCGGGCAACGCGCGGGTGGAAGTTTCCGACAGTTGCTCGCGACTGCCCGTTCCGGCAGCCGATGACGCACTCGCCGAGGGCGGCCAGGGCCTTCTTCTCGTCGCGGCGTTCACCGATCGGTGGGGAGTGGAACCCCGCACCGACGGGAGGGGAAGACGCTGTGGTTCGAATGCCTCGTCAAGCCGCCGGGCGGAGAGTGAGGCCGCCTGGCAGCCAGGAGTACCTCAGTGTCGCAGCTCCGCCAGCACCGCGTCCGTGAACGCCGGCCACGCCTCGGTCGCCCAGGGGCCGAAGGCGCGGTCGGTCAGGGCCGCGCAGGCTAGCTGCGCGTCGGGGTCGATCCACAGGAACGTACCGGACTGGCCGAAGTGCCCGAACGTGCGCGGCGAGGACGAACCGCCCGTCCAGTGCGGGGACTTGCCGTCGCGGATCTCGAAGCCCAGGCCCCAGTCGTTGGGGTTCTGGTGGCCGTAACCGGGCAGGACGCCCTTGCGCCCCGGGTACTGCACGGTCATCGCCTCCGCGACCGTCCGCGGGTCCAGCAGCCGCGGCGCCTGCACCTCGGCGGCGAACCGCAGCAGATCCTCCACCGTCGACACGCCGTCCTTGGCCGGTGAGCCCTCCAGCGACGTCGACGTCATCCCCAGCGGCGCCAGCACGGCCTGCCGCAGGTACTCGGCGAACGGGATGTCCGTCGCCCGGGCGATGTGGTCACCGAGCTGCTCGAACCCGGCGTTGGAGTACAGCCGCCGCTCCCCGGCCGTGGCGGTGACCCGGTGCTCGTCGAAGGCCAGCCCGGAGGTGTGGGCGAGCAGATGACGGACCGTCGACCCGGGCGGACCGGCCGGCTCGTCCAGCTCGACCGCCCCCTCCTCGTACGCCACGAGCGCCGCGTAGGCCGCCAGCGGCTTGGTGACGGAGGCCAGCGGGAAGCGGTGCCCGACGGGGCCGTGTGTCCCGAGGACGGTCCCGTCGGCGCGTACGACACCCGCGGCGGCGGTGGGGACGGGCCAGTTCTCGATCAGTGCCAGGCTCTGCGACGACATGCGCCCGAGCCTATGCGGCTCACAGCGGCGGCCGCATCGACGGGTCGGCGGACGCTGGTCATGGGCGCGCAGGCCCCCTCCGGCGCGCCGGTCGTCAGCACCGCTCCGGTGGCCGAACGCCCGCAGCGCGGCCTGCGCGACCGGCCACGACGTGCCCGCGGCCGCCCGTCGGGCAGGGGCCGGTGAGGTCGCGCAAAACGGTGGGCAGCCCCCGCCCTCTGTCGGCGACCCGACGCGCGGCCTCCGCTACGCCGCGTACGCCTCCGGCGAGGCGTTGAGCGGCACGTGCCCGGCGCCCCGCGCCCGGAACCAGGCCAGCAGCTCGGTCATGCACGCGCGCGCGTGGCCGCGCCGCCGCGCGTCCGGGTCGGTCACGACACTGAAGACCTGGCCGACCCGCTCCCGCGGATTCCCCGCCCAGCCGATGCGGTACTCCACGGTCCCCGCCACCGGCGCGGCCGGCCTCCCCGGCCGGCCGGCGCCCTCCACGACGAACGCCGCGAAGTCCCCGTCCTCCTCACCGAGCCGCTCCCGCAGCCTCGGCAGCGACTCCGCGTGCCGGTCGGCCGGCCCCGCCGGACCCGAACTCCCCGCGCCCCACAGGGAGTCGATCATCCGCTGGCGCAGCCGCAGCACTTCGGCGGCGTCCTCGGGCCGGGCCCGGCGTACGGAACTCATGTCCCGCACGCCGACCATCCCGCCTTGATCACGTCGCGCGGATTTCTCACCGGTCCCGCTTGCCTGGAGTGCACTCGAAGGTCATAGCGTGGGGGCCATGACGGTGATGCAGACCACGCCAGCGGCCACCGGGCACGCCACCCCCGCCGACATCTGCTCCGCCCCGCCCCGGCGCCATCCACGGCCCGACGGCCAGGACCGCTACACGATCAGCGAGGTCGTCGCCCGCACCGGTCTGACCGCGCACACCCTGCGCTGGTACGAGCGGATCGGGCTGATGCCGCACGTCGACCGCTCGCACACCGGCCAGCGCCGCTACAGCAACCGCGACCTGGACTGGCTGGACTTCGTGACCAAGCTGCGGCTGACCGGGATGCCGGTGGCGGACATGGTCCGGTACGCGGAACTGGTGCGCGAGGGCGAGAGCACGTACGCGGCGCGCCGGGGGCTGCTGGAGGCCACCCGCCGGGACGTGCTCGGCCGGATCGCCGAACTGCGGGACACGCTCGCCGTGCTCGACCGCAAGATCAGTTTCTACGCCACGGAGGGAACCAACCGATGACCGACGCCAGGATCGCCACGGTACGGCTCGGCGCACAGGGGCCGGTGACCGGCGTCCAGGGGCTCGGCTGCATGGGCATCAGCGCCGCGTACGGACCCACCGACACCGGCCGGGCCCGGTCGACGCTGGAGCGGGCCCTCGAACTCGGCGTCACCCTCTACGACACCGCCGACTTCTACGGCTCCGGCGAGAACGAACGGTTCCTCGCCCCGTTCTTCGAGGCCCACCGGGACGAGGTGGTCATCGCCACCAAGTTCGCCCTCTCCTGGCACCCGGACGACCCGACGAAGCGGATCATCCGCAACGACCCGCCCTACATCCGCCAGGCCGTCGAGGCCAGCCTGCGGCGGCTCGGCGTCGACGTGATCGACCTCTACTACATGCACCGCCGCGACGTGGACGTCCCCATCGAGGAGACCGTCGGCACGATGGCGGACCTGGTCCGGGAGGGCAAGGTCAAGCACCTCGGGCTCAGCGAGGTCACCGCCGACGAGCTGCGCGCCGCGCACGCCGTGCACCCGGTCGCGGCCGTGCAGTCGGAGTGGTCCCTGTTCAGCCGGGACATCGAGGCCCGCGTCGTACCGGCCGCCCGGGACCTGGGCGTCGCCCTCGTGCCGTATTCCCCGCTGGGCCGCGGCTTCCTCACCGGCGCCTTCGCCGACGCCGCGCGGGATCTCACCGCCGGCGACTTCCGCCGCCACATGCCCCGCTACAGCGGGGACAACGCGGCCGCCAACGCGGCGCTGCTGGCGCCGGTCCGCGCGATCGCCGAGGCCCACGGGGCCACCCCCGGCCAGATCGCGCTGGCCTGGATCCAGCAGCGGGCGGCGGTCGACGGGCTGACGGTGGTCCCCATCCCGGGCACCCGCAGTCCGGACAGGGTGGCGGAGAACGCCGCGGCGACGCGGATCACCCTGACCGACGCGGAACTGGCCCGGCTGGAACCCCTTGCGGCCGAGGTGGCGGGCGACCGCTACACCGACATGACCTTCACCTCCGCGGGCAGGGAGTAAGGACCGGTCACGGGTGGCGCGGACCGCGCCCGGCGGACGGGGCCGGCCGCGACCCCGGTGGTGGCCGGCCGAGCCGGACCTCCTGTCCGGAGGCGGGGTGGCAGCCGGACGCCGGGTGGCGTGGTGGACCTCGCCCGCCGCACGTGCCCGGCGGACGCTACAGCTCGGCGAGCAGTTCGGCCTTCTTGGCGGCGAACTCCTCGTCGGTGATCAGCCCGGCCCGGTGCAGCTCCCCGAGATGCCGGATCCGCTCGGCGACGCCGGCGGGGTCGCGGCGCGACACGGCCGGTGCCACCGGTGCCGGCCCGCGGGAGCGCACCGCAGCGAGGACCGCCGCGGCGAACGGCAGCGACTCGTGCACCGGCCCGTACCCCAGCCCGAACACCACCGACGCCGGGTCCTGGTCCGGCTGGACGGACCGGCCGGCGCCCGGGTCACGGGACAGCAGCCGCAGGTGTCCCTCGAAGAGCTCCGGCGAACGCCACTCGACCCCGCTCAGCCCGGCCACCGCGAAGCTCTGGTCGCCGGCCTTCCACTTCGCCGAGGACGCTCCCGTCCAGGACCAGCGGAACTGCACGGACGTGCCGTCGAAGGAGGCCTTCCCGTCGTACGCCTTGAACTGGAGCGGTGCCTCGGGCGCCGCCACCAGATACCGTTCGGCGGGCCCGGAGGCGGTCAGCAGGCCCTTCAGCTCGTCGGCGTAGTACTCCGCGAGGGTCTCCCGCTCGGCCGGCAGCACCAGCCGGTAGGGGTCGGAGCCCTCCTTGAGCTGGCCGTCGGCCGCCTCCACCAGCGGATCGGCGCCGGGGCGTGGCCGCAGCCGCAGGACGACCGTGCCGCGTCTGCCCGGGGTGAGGGTCACCTCCTCGACCGCGGCCAGCGGAATCCGGCGCTCGCCGAGCGCCTGGAACAGCTTCGGTGTCCGTATCCCCCGTTCGTAACGGATGAGCACGGAGTCGGACTCGAACCCCCATACGGCATGAAAACCCGCCAGTACGTCACCCATGCGGCTCATCGTATGCGGCACGTGCTCCTCCGTCGCCACCCGCGCAGACCGCACTTCCTGCTGTCTCTACGCGCGTCCGGCCGTCATCGTGCCGGACAGACCGGACCGGCACGCGTCGTTCTCCTGTGCGCACGTCACCACGTCGTACGCGCCCACACCGATCCCGGCGAGATTGCGCAGGCTGTCCGTGCCCGGCTGGAAGTAACCGCTGTGGCCCTGCGCGTCCCGTGCCGACAGCACCCGCGCCCCGAACCCCGCGGACACCGGGTCGGCGCCGTGACCGAGGCCGCCCAGCTCCAGGTACGGCACGTCCTGCACCCAGTCGGTGGCGTCCCGCATGGCCCACACCCGGGCCGCCGTGCCCAGGTGACCGGCCTTGGTGACCCGCATGCCCGGGCTCGCGGCCACGGCTATGTCGGCCACCCTGCCGGGCATGCCGTGCGCGGCGACGCCGCAGACGACCGAGCCGTAGCTGTGGCAGAACATCGACACCGGGGCCCGGCCGGGCAGCCCGCGCAGCAGCGCGTTCAGCCGTACGGCGCCCTCCTCGGCGCGCAGGCCGGTGGCCGCGTCCACGCCGAGCCCGTCGGGGGCGGTGTAGTCGGCCCAGGCGATCACCGCCGTACCGGTCCCGGGGCTGGCCGTGCGCTCGGCCGCGTACAGGGCCTCGGCCATGCCGACCGGGGCGCTGTACCTGCGGTACGTCCGCTGGAAGGTGAGCAGGTCGGTGTCGACGCCGGGGACGACGACCGAGATCCGCTGCGCCCGGTCGAGGTCGCCGAACACCTCGGCGACCCGGCCCGAACCCTCGGGGTCGAAGGCCAGGATGTGCCGGCCGGGGTCCAGCAGGGACGTGTAGCGCTGCATCCGCTGGCCCGCGTCCTGCTGGCCGGCCACGCTGAGCCGGCTGTCGTGCATCCGCTTCCGGTCCACCTCGCGGGCCTGCTTCAGCGCGACGCGGTTGGCGCGGTAGCGCAGCGGGACGGGGGCGCCGTTCATGTTGCCGACCGCCAACGGGTAGCGGTGGGCGAGACGGTCGCGCTCGTGCGGGGTGAGGGAGGCGAAGAAGCGGCCGAGGCGCGCCGGGCCGGACCCGGGGTCCGGCAGGTGGCGGCCGTGGATGCTGCCGTGCTCCCACTGGGAGAGCGAGGCCTGGAGTGCCGTCGACACCCGGTGGGTGCGCATGGCGGTCCAGCCGGTGGTCGCGAGCATCACGAACACCACGGCCAGCGCCGGCAGGGCGCGCCAGACGTTGAATTTCGGGGAGGTGTCGAAGGAAGTCACTGGGAGGACACACTAAGAGAACGGGAGGGTCTCGCGGTAACGGAGTGACACGGATCACGTGCCGGAGGACGTTTCAGCAGGCGACGGACACCACGCCGTCGATCCGCCGGTCATCCGCGCTGATCCGTGCCGATCCTCCGGTCGTCCGTGCCGATCCGTGCTGATCCGCCGTGGTCCGCCTGGTCCGCCGGCGTTCTCAGCCGGCGCGCCAGCTCCCCGTGAGCGCCGAACCCAGTTGGTCGAGGTACGACGCGGTGAGCGTGCGGATCGACTCCAGGCCGAGGTCCTCGCTGGTGGACCACTGCCGTTCGGAGACCCGGATCACCCCGCCGAACACGGCCACCGCCAGCCGTGGCCGCGGGTCGGCGTCCACGTCGACGCCCTCGCGCTCGGCCAGCGCCCGCGCGATGGTCTCCTCCGCCGCCGCCGACCGGCGCAGATGGGCGGCGAGCAACGCGGGCGTGGAGTCGATCGTGCGGTACATGCGCAGGTACAGCTCGACCGGGACGGCCGACTCGACGGTCTCACGGATCGCGTCCCAGCCCTCCAGGAACGCCTGCCGCAGCGCCTGCATCGGCGCCTCCTGCGGCGGCCGGGCCCGGACGGCCGCCACGAAGGCCGCCTCCGTCGTCTGCTGGACCGCGAACGCCACGTCCTCCTTGCCCGCGAAATAGCGGAAGAAGGTGCGCTGCGAGACGTCGACGGCCTCGGCGATCTCGTCGACGGTGGTCTGTTCGTACCCCTGTGTGGTGAACAGTTCGAGAGCGGCCCGCAGCAGTGCCTCCCGGGTACGCCGCTTCTTCAGCTCGCGCAGCGTCTCCATGGCCCTCTCTTCCGTGAACGTCCGGCCTGCTCAGCCTATCCGGCGGCGACATGTCAGTAACCGTCGTGTGAATACGTTTGTCAACTGTCAGTCGCTGTCACTAATCTCAGGGTATGACTAGTCAGACCGCCATCGACTCGACGGGGCCGGGGGACAAGGCGCCCGCTCCGTCGGGGCCGCCCCCGGCCCCGGGCCTGCGTGGCCACCCGTGGCTCACCCTCATCACCGTCGCCGTAGGGGTCATGATGGTGGCCCTGGACGGCACCATCGTGGCCATCGCCAACCCGGCCATCCGCGACGATCTGCACGCGTCCTTCGCCGACGTGCAGTGGATCACCAACTCCTACTTCCTCGCCCTCGCGGTCACACTGATCACCGCGGGCAAGCTCGGTGACCGCTTCGGCCACCGGCAGACCTTCCTCATCGGGGTCACCGGCTTCGCCGCCGCCTCCGGTGTCATCGGACTCTCCGGCAGCATCGCCGCGGTCGTCACCTTCCGGGTCTTCCAGGGCCTGTTCGGCGCGCTGCTGATGCCGGCCGCGCTCGGCGTGCTGCGGGCCACCTTCCCGGCCGAGAAGCTCAACATGGCCATCGGCGTGTGGGGCATGGTGATCGGCGCCTCCACGGCGGCCGGCCCCATCCTCGGCGGCATCCTCGTCGAGCACGTCAACTGGCAGTCGGTGTTCTTCATCAACGTGCCGGTCGGCGCCCTGGCCCTGCTCCTCGGCACCCTGATCCTGCTCGACCACCGGGCCGAGAACGCCCCGCGCTCCTTCGACGTCCTCGGCATCGCCCTGCTGTCCGGCGCGATGTTCTGCCTGGTCTGGGCGCTCATCAAGGCCCCGGCGTGGGGCTGGGGCGCGGGCCGCACCTGGATGTTCCTCGCCGTCTCCGTGCTGCTGTTCGTGCTCTTCGCCCTCTGGGAGACGCGGGTGGCGGAGCCGCTGATCCCGCTGCGCCTGTTCCGTTCCGTGCCGTTCTCGGCGGGCGCGGTGCTGATGGTGCTGATGTCCATCGCGTTCATGGGCGGCCTGTTCTTCGTGACGTTCTACCTCCAGAACGTGCACGGGATGAGTCCGGTCGACGCCGGTCTGCACCTGCTGCCGCTCACCGGCATGATGATCGTAGGCTCCCCGCTCGCCGGCGCCGCGATCACCCGGCTCGGCCCGCGCATCCCGCTGGCCGGCGGCATGGCCGTCACCGCGGTCGCCCTGTACGGCATGTCCGCGCTCGAGGTCGACACCGGCAGCGCGCTGCTGTCCCTCTGGTTCGCCCTGCTCGGCCTCGGTCTCGCGCCGGTCATGGTCGGTGCCACGGAGGTCATCGTCGGCAACGCCCCCATGGAGCTGTCCGGCGTGGCCGGCGGTCTCCAGCAGGCGGCCATGCAGATCGGCAGCAGCCTCGGTACGGCGGTGCTCGGTGCCGTGATGGCCTCCAGGGTCGACAGCGACCTGCCGGGCAACTGGGCCGACGCCGGCCTGCCGAAGCTGACGCCAGGTCAGCTCGCCCAGGCCTCCGAGGCGGTGCAGGTCGGCGTGGCCCCGGTGACGAAGGGCATCCCGGAGCCGGTCGCTGCGAAGATCACCGCCGTTGCCCACGACACGTTCATCTCCGGCATGAGCCTGGCCTCCCTGGTCGCGGCCGGCGTGGCGGCGGCGGCCGTCCTGGTCGCCCTGCTCACCAAGCGGGGCGAGAACGCGGAGGCGGGCGCGGGCGTGGGCCACATCTGAGGCCCGGTCACGTGCCTCTCCCCGGCGGAGTTCCCCTATCGGGGTGACACCGCCGAAGACCACTCGCTCCCGGCGCGCGCAGGTCTGCCGGGACGGAACCGGGGTACCCGCACACCGAAGCCGAACTGTCCCATAGACCCCAGGGAGTTGATGATGGCGGGCTTCGGGCAAGGAACGCGCGGGTACCCCCGGTCCCGCGGCCGGACGTGGCAGCGGACCGGGCCGGACCGTGCGACGCTCGGGATCATCGGAACCATCTGCGCGGTGGCCGGCTTCTTCGCGCTGGGCATCGTCCTCGGCCCCGTCGCGATGTTCTGCGGCTGGCAGTCGATGGGCCGCACCTGGTCCAACGACCGCAACGTACCCGGCTCTGGTGGCCCTGATCCTGGGCGCGATCGACACCCTGCTCGCCCTCATCGCCCTGGCGGGCGCGGCGACCTGGGGCCACGGCCTGTTGTGACCGGCGGCGCCGCGCCGTGAGGGTGCGGACGGGTGGCCGGCCGCGGGCTCGTCGTGGCCGGTCGCGCAGTTCCCCGCGCCCCCGGCGGTACTACGCGGTCGCGGTCCGGTGGAGCGGAGCCCGGCGTCGCGTCAGCGGTGTTCCCGTTGCTCCGCGACCAGCCGGGCCACCTCCGCGCGCAGCAGCCGCACCTCCTCGGTCAGGGAGGCGATCGCCTCCGTCTGCCGCCGCTCCTCCACGTCGTCCTTCTCGAACCGCGAGATGAACCACGCGGCGATGTTCGCCGTGACGACACCGAGCAGCGCGATGCCGGACAGCATCAGCCCGACCGCGATCATCCGTCCGAGCCCGGTGGTCGGTGCGTGGTCCCCCGTACCCCACGGTCGTCATCGTCGTGAAAGACCACCACACGGCGTCGCCCAGTGTCCGGATGTTCCCGTGCGGCGA contains:
- a CDS encoding MerR family transcriptional regulator, which gives rise to MTVMQTTPAATGHATPADICSAPPRRHPRPDGQDRYTISEVVARTGLTAHTLRWYERIGLMPHVDRSHTGQRRYSNRDLDWLDFVTKLRLTGMPVADMVRYAELVREGESTYAARRGLLEATRRDVLGRIAELRDTLAVLDRKISFYATEGTNR
- a CDS encoding TetR family transcriptional regulator produces the protein METLRELKKRRTREALLRAALELFTTQGYEQTTVDEIAEAVDVSQRTFFRYFAGKEDVAFAVQQTTEAAFVAAVRARPPQEAPMQALRQAFLEGWDAIRETVESAVPVELYLRMYRTIDSTPALLAAHLRRSAAAEETIARALAEREGVDVDADPRPRLAVAVFGGVIRVSERQWSTSEDLGLESIRTLTASYLDQLGSALTGSWRAG
- a CDS encoding DUF4429 domain-containing protein; translated protein: MGDVLAGFHAVWGFESDSVLIRYERGIRTPKLFQALGERRIPLAAVEEVTLTPGRRGTVVLRLRPRPGADPLVEAADGQLKEGSDPYRLVLPAERETLAEYYADELKGLLTASGPAERYLVAAPEAPLQFKAYDGKASFDGTSVQFRWSWTGASSAKWKAGDQSFAVAGLSGVEWRSPELFEGHLRLLSRDPGAGRSVQPDQDPASVVFGLGYGPVHESLPFAAAVLAAVRSRGPAPVAPAVSRRDPAGVAERIRHLGELHRAGLITDEEFAAKKAELLAEL
- a CDS encoding alpha/beta hydrolase, which encodes MTSFDTSPKFNVWRALPALAVVFVMLATTGWTAMRTHRVSTALQASLSQWEHGSIHGRHLPDPGSGPARLGRFFASLTPHERDRLAHRYPLAVGNMNGAPVPLRYRANRVALKQAREVDRKRMHDSRLSVAGQQDAGQRMQRYTSLLDPGRHILAFDPEGSGRVAEVFGDLDRAQRISVVVPGVDTDLLTFQRTYRRYSAPVGMAEALYAAERTASPGTGTAVIAWADYTAPDGLGVDAATGLRAEEGAVRLNALLRGLPGRAPVSMFCHSYGSVVCGVAAHGMPGRVADIAVAASPGMRVTKAGHLGTAARVWAMRDATDWVQDVPYLELGGLGHGADPVSAGFGARVLSARDAQGHSGYFQPGTDSLRNLAGIGVGAYDVVTCAQENDACRSGLSGTMTAGRA
- a CDS encoding MFS transporter produces the protein MTSQTAIDSTGPGDKAPAPSGPPPAPGLRGHPWLTLITVAVGVMMVALDGTIVAIANPAIRDDLHASFADVQWITNSYFLALAVTLITAGKLGDRFGHRQTFLIGVTGFAAASGVIGLSGSIAAVVTFRVFQGLFGALLMPAALGVLRATFPAEKLNMAIGVWGMVIGASTAAGPILGGILVEHVNWQSVFFINVPVGALALLLGTLILLDHRAENAPRSFDVLGIALLSGAMFCLVWALIKAPAWGWGAGRTWMFLAVSVLLFVLFALWETRVAEPLIPLRLFRSVPFSAGAVLMVLMSIAFMGGLFFVTFYLQNVHGMSPVDAGLHLLPLTGMMIVGSPLAGAAITRLGPRIPLAGGMAVTAVALYGMSALEVDTGSALLSLWFALLGLGLAPVMVGATEVIVGNAPMELSGVAGGLQQAAMQIGSSLGTAVLGAVMASRVDSDLPGNWADAGLPKLTPGQLAQASEAVQVGVAPVTKGIPEPVAAKITAVAHDTFISGMSLASLVAAGVAAAAVLVALLTKRGENAEAGAGVGHI
- a CDS encoding serine hydrolase domain-containing protein produces the protein MSSQSLALIENWPVPTAAAGVVRADGTVLGTHGPVGHRFPLASVTKPLAAYAALVAYEEGAVELDEPAGPPGSTVRHLLAHTSGLAFDEHRVTATAGERRLYSNAGFEQLGDHIARATDIPFAEYLRQAVLAPLGMTSTSLEGSPAKDGVSTVEDLLRFAAEVQAPRLLDPRTVAEAMTVQYPGRKGVLPGYGHQNPNDWGLGFEIRDGKSPHWTGGSSSPRTFGHFGQSGTFLWIDPDAQLACAALTDRAFGPWATEAWPAFTDAVLAELRH
- a CDS encoding GNAT family N-acetyltransferase, whose translation is MSSVRRARPEDAAEVLRLRQRMIDSLWGAGSSGPAGPADRHAESLPRLRERLGEEDGDFAAFVVEGAGRPGRPAAPVAGTVEYRIGWAGNPRERVGQVFSVVTDPDARRRGHARACMTELLAWFRARGAGHVPLNASPEAYAA
- a CDS encoding aldo/keto reductase produces the protein MTDARIATVRLGAQGPVTGVQGLGCMGISAAYGPTDTGRARSTLERALELGVTLYDTADFYGSGENERFLAPFFEAHRDEVVIATKFALSWHPDDPTKRIIRNDPPYIRQAVEASLRRLGVDVIDLYYMHRRDVDVPIEETVGTMADLVREGKVKHLGLSEVTADELRAAHAVHPVAAVQSEWSLFSRDIEARVVPAARDLGVALVPYSPLGRGFLTGAFADAARDLTAGDFRRHMPRYSGDNAAANAALLAPVRAIAEAHGATPGQIALAWIQQRAAVDGLTVVPIPGTRSPDRVAENAAATRITLTDAELARLEPLAAEVAGDRYTDMTFTSAGRE